A section of the Paramisgurnus dabryanus chromosome 4, PD_genome_1.1, whole genome shotgun sequence genome encodes:
- the sh3d19 gene encoding SH3 domain-containing protein 19 isoform X2 has protein sequence MAEARHQDGAEDCPNVSTPRRRDSTGHSDRNKPDHLHVSQGALSSIKSAFKRTSPRARSQTENSRERRRPEITILSAEPLTPTSWFPASGGFPSPAFTTQPVWSENILNSAQLPPSYEQVIKEKTQEQVTTPTPFPRRSYTTTTSTQTDRLEENATSPDSNTPLQLIQQHRRGVSTKQPNKPPRPLLPSKPKITQTSPKELCSDKEDEIATQSCSTAKNCSNPGTAVLPVTTDLTPTQPPVPRPRATPVPQPRATVKQIPTNQVNVPPLIKLHDSWNVGLVTPIVDSNVQTSNYLNEFLDVYISEPQYELSNPVNIQGKKTGQSAENHSANMTALHSDRNIRAKIQAFESVLGAENEENDETTTPLPRPRKAQPKPPVLAPKPSIAPRPSMKKPKEEEFPQDNNLNDVILPPTPAPRPQLFKKPLDTKYESDFQLPLRPIPIPPSRPSLIKVKNVTSQDEEVAFKGLPSPLKPSIDLLNFNNHNSTALLPDTTSTESIHTNDYVDAAINNSPIKPARKGGFSYMAPNVQGVTRRPTVIRVPSKTEKYLEEMTDVPPPLPVQKAVGGLSTPAKPSRKDSFSLPSEISLPPRPIGGKILPARPPPAKTNPGRPPPPQKNGSVRRPSDNIQQEVSLKVQQPHSQQQNRRGSRKGPALPPRPNPGHHLYNKYTLGIPHGIAQFNYNGTDIGELSFQRNEVLVLLEQLDNKTFECQAGNAKGTVQASNMKIITPLTNLPYNPQPQKNSPSQRFSGMVENTGSFQVQALYDFTPEGPGELGLKAGDVVSNVEQLDSDWYMGTCRNITGFFPVNYAKPLNKPITPVPTFISETKPKPTPEPISGPRCIARFDFEGEHSDELSFSEGDVIQLLDYAEDEWASGRVNGKVGIFPLNFVEVIVDLPPAPVQKSASNKIALPGMAGLTNTQKSYKANEPEGVEWAVALYDFTAETEDDLPFQQGDRILVTAHIDDEWWSGKLNGREGVFPKAFVEVATDGWK, from the exons gCCATTCAGATAGAAATAAACCAGATCACTTACATGTAAG TCAAGGAGCCCTTTCCtcaatcaaatcagcttttaaAAGAA CATCTCCAAGAGCTCGTTCACAGACTGAAAACTCCAGAGAAAGAAG GCGTCCAGAGATAACTATACTATCAGCAGAGCCGCTGACACCCACTTCCTGGTTTCCAGCATCTGGAGGTTTTCCATCCCCAGCATTTACCACACAACCAGTCTGGAGTGAGAACATTTTAAACTCTGCTCAG CTCCCACCATCCTATGAGCAGGTGATCAAGGAGAAGACCCAGGAACAGGTCACCACGCCAACACCGTTTCCACGTCGCTCATACACAACCACTACTTCCACCCAGACTGACAGGCTAGAGGAAAATGCCACTAGTCCAGATTCCAACACGCCTCTGCAACTGATCCAGCAGCACAGACGTGGAG TCTCAACGAAGCAACCAAACAAACCACCTCGTCCATTATTGCCATCTAAACCCAAAATAACTCAAACCAGTCCCAAAGAACTTTGTTCTGATAAAGAGGACGAAATTGCCACGCAGTCCTGCAGTACTGCTAAAAATTGCTCCAATCCCGGCACAGCTGTGTTACCTGTCACTACTGATCTAACACCAACTCAACCCCCTGTGCCCCGGCCACGTGCCACCCCTGTCCCCCAGCCACGTGCCACAGTCAAACAAATCCCAACTAATCAAGTCAATGTGCCACCTCTGATAAAACTTCATGACAGCTGGAATGTTGGTCTTGTAACCCCTATTGTTGACTCGAATGTTCAAACAAGCAACTATCTAAATGAATTCTTGGATGTTTATATCTCAGAACCACAGTATGAACTGAGCAACCCTGTTAACATTCAAGGTAAGAAGACAGGACAAAGTGCTGAGAACCATAGTGCGAACATGACCGCCCTTCACAGTGACCGCAACATCCGTGCAAAGATCCAGGCTTTTGAAAGTGTCCTTGGTGCAGAGAATGAAGAGAATGATGAAACCACCACGCCTTTACCCCGGCCTCGTAAAGCTCAGCCCAAGCCACCTGTGCTGGCACCAAAACCCTCCATTGCCCCACGACCCTCCATGAAAAAACCCAAAGAAGAAGAGTTTCCACAGGACAATAACTTAAATGATGTCATCTTACCACCCACCCCAGCACCAAGACCTCAgcttttcaaaaaacctttggATACAAAATATGAATCAGACTTTCAGCTCCCCTTGAGGCCAATCCCAATCCCTCCATCGCGACCCTCATTGATCAAAGTCAAGAATGTAACTTCCCAGGATGAGGAGGTAGCATTCAAAGGACTTCCATCTCCGCTCAAGCCCAGCATAGATCTACTCAACTTCAACAATCACAACTCTACTGCACTTCTGCCAGACACCACATCCACAGAGAGCATACATACCAATGACTATGTGGACGCTGCCATTA ATAACTCTCCTATTAAACCCGCACGTAAAGGAGGATTCAGTTACATGGCACCAAACGTTCAGGGAGTGACCAGGAGACCCACAGTCATCAGAGTCCCAAGTAAAACTGAAAagt ACCTTGAGGAGATGACAGATGTTCCTCCTCCTTTACCTGTACAGAAAGCTGTGGGTGGACTCTCTACACCTGCAAAACCCTCTCGCAAA GACTCCTTCAGTCTCCCATCTGAAATCTCTCTTCCACCACG GCCCATTGGAGGAAAGATCCTGCCTGCTCGCCCACCACCAGCTAAAACAAACCCAGGGAGACCTCCTCCTCCGCAGAAAAACGGCTCGGTGCGACGACCTTCTGATAATATTCAACAAGAAGTATCTTTAAAAGTACAGCAACCTCATTCTCAGCAACAAAACCGTAGAGGTTCGAGGAAAGGACCCGCTTTGCCACCTAGACCCAACCCTGGACATCATCTTTATAACAAATACACA CTTGGGATACCCCATGGTATTGCTCAGTTTAACTACAATGGCACAGATATTGGAGAGCTGTCTTTTCAG AGAAATGAAGTCCTCGTCCTACTTGAACAATTAGACAACAAAACATTTGAGTGCCAAGCGGGAAACGCTAAGGGGACAGTGCAGGCATCGAACATGAAGATTATTACACCTTTAACAAACTTACCCTATAATCCTCAACCACAG AAGAACAGTCCATCTCAACGTTTTAGTGGAATGGTGGAAAATACTGGATCTTTTCAAGTACAAGCACTATATGACTTCACACCAG aGGGTCCGGGAGAGCTGGGTTTGAAGGCTGGTGATGTTGTGTCTAATGTAGAACAGCTGGACAGTGATTGGTACATGGGAACATGCAGAAATATCACTGGATTCTTCCCCGTCAACTACGCCAAACCACTG AACAAACCTATTACACCTGTGCCAACATTCATCAGTGAAACTAAACCCAAACCGACTCCTGAGCCTATCAG TGGGCCAAGATGCATAGCGAGGTTTGATTTTGAAGGAGAGCACAGCGATGAGCTCTCGTTCTCTGAAGGTGATGTGATTCAGCTTCTAGACTATGCAGAAGATGAATGGGCTTCTGGGAGAGTGAACGGCAAAGTTGGCATTTTCCCTCTCAACTTCGTGGAAGTGATTGTGGATCTTCCTCCAGCACCAGTGCAGAAATCTGCTTCAAACAAGATTGCACTGCCTG gaATGGCCGGtttaacaaacacacaaaaatcaTATAAAGCTAATGAG CCTGAAGGTGTGGAGTGGGCTGTGGCTCTCTATGACTTTACAGCAGAGACCGAGGATGATCTACCCTTCCAGCAGGGAGACCGAATCCTGGTCACAGCTCACATAGATGATGAATGGTGGAGCGGGAAGCTTAATGGTAGAGAAGGGGTCTTTCCTAAAGCATTTGTAGAGGTTGCTacag ATGGCTGGAAATGA
- the sh3d19 gene encoding SH3 domain-containing protein 19 isoform X3, with translation MAEARHQDGAEDCPNVSTPRRRDSTGHSDRNKPDHLHVSQGALSSIKSAFKRTSPRARSQTENSRERRRPEITILSAEPLTPTSWFPASGGFPSPAFTTQPVWSENILNSAQLPPSYEQVIKEKTQEQVTTPTPFPRRSYTTTTSTQTDRLEENATSPDSNTPLQLIQQHRRGVSTKQPNKPPRPLLPSKPKITQTSPKELCSDKEDEIATQSCSTAKNCSNPGTAVLPVTTDLTPTQPPVPRPRATPVPQPRATVKQIPTNQVNVPPLIKLHDSWNVGLVTPIVDSNVQTSNYLNEFLDVYISEPQYELSNPVNIQGKKTGQSAENHSANMTALHSDRNIRAKIQAFESVLGAENEENDETTTPLPRPRKAQPKPPVLAPKPSIAPRPSMKKPKEEEFPQDNNLNDVILPPTPAPRPQLFKKPLDTKYESDFQLPLRPIPIPPSRPSLIKVKNVTSQDEEVAFKGLPSPLKPSIDLLNFNNHNSTALLPDTTSTESIHTNDYVDAAIRGFSYMAPNVQGVTRRPTVIRVPSKTEKYLEEMTDVPPPLPVQKAVGGLSTPAKPSRKDSFSLPSEISLPPRPIGGKILPARPPPAKTNPGRPPPPQKNGSVRRPSDNIQQEVSLKVQQPHSQQQNRRGSRKGPALPPRPNPGHHLYNKYTLGIPHGIAQFNYNGTDIGELSFQRNEVLVLLEQLDNKTFECQAGNAKGTVQASNMKIITPLTNLPYNPQPQQKNSPSQRFSGMVENTGSFQVQALYDFTPEGPGELGLKAGDVVSNVEQLDSDWYMGTCRNITGFFPVNYAKPLNKPITPVPTFISETKPKPTPEPISGPRCIARFDFEGEHSDELSFSEGDVIQLLDYAEDEWASGRVNGKVGIFPLNFVEVIVDLPPAPVQKSASNKIALPGMAGLTNTQKSYKANEPEGVEWAVALYDFTAETEDDLPFQQGDRILVTAHIDDEWWSGKLNGREGVFPKAFVEVATDGWK, from the exons gCCATTCAGATAGAAATAAACCAGATCACTTACATGTAAG TCAAGGAGCCCTTTCCtcaatcaaatcagcttttaaAAGAA CATCTCCAAGAGCTCGTTCACAGACTGAAAACTCCAGAGAAAGAAG GCGTCCAGAGATAACTATACTATCAGCAGAGCCGCTGACACCCACTTCCTGGTTTCCAGCATCTGGAGGTTTTCCATCCCCAGCATTTACCACACAACCAGTCTGGAGTGAGAACATTTTAAACTCTGCTCAG CTCCCACCATCCTATGAGCAGGTGATCAAGGAGAAGACCCAGGAACAGGTCACCACGCCAACACCGTTTCCACGTCGCTCATACACAACCACTACTTCCACCCAGACTGACAGGCTAGAGGAAAATGCCACTAGTCCAGATTCCAACACGCCTCTGCAACTGATCCAGCAGCACAGACGTGGAG TCTCAACGAAGCAACCAAACAAACCACCTCGTCCATTATTGCCATCTAAACCCAAAATAACTCAAACCAGTCCCAAAGAACTTTGTTCTGATAAAGAGGACGAAATTGCCACGCAGTCCTGCAGTACTGCTAAAAATTGCTCCAATCCCGGCACAGCTGTGTTACCTGTCACTACTGATCTAACACCAACTCAACCCCCTGTGCCCCGGCCACGTGCCACCCCTGTCCCCCAGCCACGTGCCACAGTCAAACAAATCCCAACTAATCAAGTCAATGTGCCACCTCTGATAAAACTTCATGACAGCTGGAATGTTGGTCTTGTAACCCCTATTGTTGACTCGAATGTTCAAACAAGCAACTATCTAAATGAATTCTTGGATGTTTATATCTCAGAACCACAGTATGAACTGAGCAACCCTGTTAACATTCAAGGTAAGAAGACAGGACAAAGTGCTGAGAACCATAGTGCGAACATGACCGCCCTTCACAGTGACCGCAACATCCGTGCAAAGATCCAGGCTTTTGAAAGTGTCCTTGGTGCAGAGAATGAAGAGAATGATGAAACCACCACGCCTTTACCCCGGCCTCGTAAAGCTCAGCCCAAGCCACCTGTGCTGGCACCAAAACCCTCCATTGCCCCACGACCCTCCATGAAAAAACCCAAAGAAGAAGAGTTTCCACAGGACAATAACTTAAATGATGTCATCTTACCACCCACCCCAGCACCAAGACCTCAgcttttcaaaaaacctttggATACAAAATATGAATCAGACTTTCAGCTCCCCTTGAGGCCAATCCCAATCCCTCCATCGCGACCCTCATTGATCAAAGTCAAGAATGTAACTTCCCAGGATGAGGAGGTAGCATTCAAAGGACTTCCATCTCCGCTCAAGCCCAGCATAGATCTACTCAACTTCAACAATCACAACTCTACTGCACTTCTGCCAGACACCACATCCACAGAGAGCATACATACCAATGACTATGTGGACGCTGCCATTA GAGGATTCAGTTACATGGCACCAAACGTTCAGGGAGTGACCAGGAGACCCACAGTCATCAGAGTCCCAAGTAAAACTGAAAagt ACCTTGAGGAGATGACAGATGTTCCTCCTCCTTTACCTGTACAGAAAGCTGTGGGTGGACTCTCTACACCTGCAAAACCCTCTCGCAAA GACTCCTTCAGTCTCCCATCTGAAATCTCTCTTCCACCACG GCCCATTGGAGGAAAGATCCTGCCTGCTCGCCCACCACCAGCTAAAACAAACCCAGGGAGACCTCCTCCTCCGCAGAAAAACGGCTCGGTGCGACGACCTTCTGATAATATTCAACAAGAAGTATCTTTAAAAGTACAGCAACCTCATTCTCAGCAACAAAACCGTAGAGGTTCGAGGAAAGGACCCGCTTTGCCACCTAGACCCAACCCTGGACATCATCTTTATAACAAATACACA CTTGGGATACCCCATGGTATTGCTCAGTTTAACTACAATGGCACAGATATTGGAGAGCTGTCTTTTCAG AGAAATGAAGTCCTCGTCCTACTTGAACAATTAGACAACAAAACATTTGAGTGCCAAGCGGGAAACGCTAAGGGGACAGTGCAGGCATCGAACATGAAGATTATTACACCTTTAACAAACTTACCCTATAATCCTCAACCACAG CAGAAGAACAGTCCATCTCAACGTTTTAGTGGAATGGTGGAAAATACTGGATCTTTTCAAGTACAAGCACTATATGACTTCACACCAG aGGGTCCGGGAGAGCTGGGTTTGAAGGCTGGTGATGTTGTGTCTAATGTAGAACAGCTGGACAGTGATTGGTACATGGGAACATGCAGAAATATCACTGGATTCTTCCCCGTCAACTACGCCAAACCACTG AACAAACCTATTACACCTGTGCCAACATTCATCAGTGAAACTAAACCCAAACCGACTCCTGAGCCTATCAG TGGGCCAAGATGCATAGCGAGGTTTGATTTTGAAGGAGAGCACAGCGATGAGCTCTCGTTCTCTGAAGGTGATGTGATTCAGCTTCTAGACTATGCAGAAGATGAATGGGCTTCTGGGAGAGTGAACGGCAAAGTTGGCATTTTCCCTCTCAACTTCGTGGAAGTGATTGTGGATCTTCCTCCAGCACCAGTGCAGAAATCTGCTTCAAACAAGATTGCACTGCCTG gaATGGCCGGtttaacaaacacacaaaaatcaTATAAAGCTAATGAG CCTGAAGGTGTGGAGTGGGCTGTGGCTCTCTATGACTTTACAGCAGAGACCGAGGATGATCTACCCTTCCAGCAGGGAGACCGAATCCTGGTCACAGCTCACATAGATGATGAATGGTGGAGCGGGAAGCTTAATGGTAGAGAAGGGGTCTTTCCTAAAGCATTTGTAGAGGTTGCTacag ATGGCTGGAAATGA
- the sh3d19 gene encoding SH3 domain-containing protein 19 isoform X1, translated as MAEARHQDGAEDCPNVSTPRRRDSTGHSDRNKPDHLHVSQGALSSIKSAFKRTSPRARSQTENSRERRRPEITILSAEPLTPTSWFPASGGFPSPAFTTQPVWSENILNSAQLPPSYEQVIKEKTQEQVTTPTPFPRRSYTTTTSTQTDRLEENATSPDSNTPLQLIQQHRRGVSTKQPNKPPRPLLPSKPKITQTSPKELCSDKEDEIATQSCSTAKNCSNPGTAVLPVTTDLTPTQPPVPRPRATPVPQPRATVKQIPTNQVNVPPLIKLHDSWNVGLVTPIVDSNVQTSNYLNEFLDVYISEPQYELSNPVNIQGKKTGQSAENHSANMTALHSDRNIRAKIQAFESVLGAENEENDETTTPLPRPRKAQPKPPVLAPKPSIAPRPSMKKPKEEEFPQDNNLNDVILPPTPAPRPQLFKKPLDTKYESDFQLPLRPIPIPPSRPSLIKVKNVTSQDEEVAFKGLPSPLKPSIDLLNFNNHNSTALLPDTTSTESIHTNDYVDAAINNSPIKPARKGGFSYMAPNVQGVTRRPTVIRVPSKTEKYLEEMTDVPPPLPVQKAVGGLSTPAKPSRKDSFSLPSEISLPPRPIGGKILPARPPPAKTNPGRPPPPQKNGSVRRPSDNIQQEVSLKVQQPHSQQQNRRGSRKGPALPPRPNPGHHLYNKYTLGIPHGIAQFNYNGTDIGELSFQRNEVLVLLEQLDNKTFECQAGNAKGTVQASNMKIITPLTNLPYNPQPQQKNSPSQRFSGMVENTGSFQVQALYDFTPEGPGELGLKAGDVVSNVEQLDSDWYMGTCRNITGFFPVNYAKPLNKPITPVPTFISETKPKPTPEPISGPRCIARFDFEGEHSDELSFSEGDVIQLLDYAEDEWASGRVNGKVGIFPLNFVEVIVDLPPAPVQKSASNKIALPGMAGLTNTQKSYKANEPEGVEWAVALYDFTAETEDDLPFQQGDRILVTAHIDDEWWSGKLNGREGVFPKAFVEVATDGWK; from the exons gCCATTCAGATAGAAATAAACCAGATCACTTACATGTAAG TCAAGGAGCCCTTTCCtcaatcaaatcagcttttaaAAGAA CATCTCCAAGAGCTCGTTCACAGACTGAAAACTCCAGAGAAAGAAG GCGTCCAGAGATAACTATACTATCAGCAGAGCCGCTGACACCCACTTCCTGGTTTCCAGCATCTGGAGGTTTTCCATCCCCAGCATTTACCACACAACCAGTCTGGAGTGAGAACATTTTAAACTCTGCTCAG CTCCCACCATCCTATGAGCAGGTGATCAAGGAGAAGACCCAGGAACAGGTCACCACGCCAACACCGTTTCCACGTCGCTCATACACAACCACTACTTCCACCCAGACTGACAGGCTAGAGGAAAATGCCACTAGTCCAGATTCCAACACGCCTCTGCAACTGATCCAGCAGCACAGACGTGGAG TCTCAACGAAGCAACCAAACAAACCACCTCGTCCATTATTGCCATCTAAACCCAAAATAACTCAAACCAGTCCCAAAGAACTTTGTTCTGATAAAGAGGACGAAATTGCCACGCAGTCCTGCAGTACTGCTAAAAATTGCTCCAATCCCGGCACAGCTGTGTTACCTGTCACTACTGATCTAACACCAACTCAACCCCCTGTGCCCCGGCCACGTGCCACCCCTGTCCCCCAGCCACGTGCCACAGTCAAACAAATCCCAACTAATCAAGTCAATGTGCCACCTCTGATAAAACTTCATGACAGCTGGAATGTTGGTCTTGTAACCCCTATTGTTGACTCGAATGTTCAAACAAGCAACTATCTAAATGAATTCTTGGATGTTTATATCTCAGAACCACAGTATGAACTGAGCAACCCTGTTAACATTCAAGGTAAGAAGACAGGACAAAGTGCTGAGAACCATAGTGCGAACATGACCGCCCTTCACAGTGACCGCAACATCCGTGCAAAGATCCAGGCTTTTGAAAGTGTCCTTGGTGCAGAGAATGAAGAGAATGATGAAACCACCACGCCTTTACCCCGGCCTCGTAAAGCTCAGCCCAAGCCACCTGTGCTGGCACCAAAACCCTCCATTGCCCCACGACCCTCCATGAAAAAACCCAAAGAAGAAGAGTTTCCACAGGACAATAACTTAAATGATGTCATCTTACCACCCACCCCAGCACCAAGACCTCAgcttttcaaaaaacctttggATACAAAATATGAATCAGACTTTCAGCTCCCCTTGAGGCCAATCCCAATCCCTCCATCGCGACCCTCATTGATCAAAGTCAAGAATGTAACTTCCCAGGATGAGGAGGTAGCATTCAAAGGACTTCCATCTCCGCTCAAGCCCAGCATAGATCTACTCAACTTCAACAATCACAACTCTACTGCACTTCTGCCAGACACCACATCCACAGAGAGCATACATACCAATGACTATGTGGACGCTGCCATTA ATAACTCTCCTATTAAACCCGCACGTAAAGGAGGATTCAGTTACATGGCACCAAACGTTCAGGGAGTGACCAGGAGACCCACAGTCATCAGAGTCCCAAGTAAAACTGAAAagt ACCTTGAGGAGATGACAGATGTTCCTCCTCCTTTACCTGTACAGAAAGCTGTGGGTGGACTCTCTACACCTGCAAAACCCTCTCGCAAA GACTCCTTCAGTCTCCCATCTGAAATCTCTCTTCCACCACG GCCCATTGGAGGAAAGATCCTGCCTGCTCGCCCACCACCAGCTAAAACAAACCCAGGGAGACCTCCTCCTCCGCAGAAAAACGGCTCGGTGCGACGACCTTCTGATAATATTCAACAAGAAGTATCTTTAAAAGTACAGCAACCTCATTCTCAGCAACAAAACCGTAGAGGTTCGAGGAAAGGACCCGCTTTGCCACCTAGACCCAACCCTGGACATCATCTTTATAACAAATACACA CTTGGGATACCCCATGGTATTGCTCAGTTTAACTACAATGGCACAGATATTGGAGAGCTGTCTTTTCAG AGAAATGAAGTCCTCGTCCTACTTGAACAATTAGACAACAAAACATTTGAGTGCCAAGCGGGAAACGCTAAGGGGACAGTGCAGGCATCGAACATGAAGATTATTACACCTTTAACAAACTTACCCTATAATCCTCAACCACAG CAGAAGAACAGTCCATCTCAACGTTTTAGTGGAATGGTGGAAAATACTGGATCTTTTCAAGTACAAGCACTATATGACTTCACACCAG aGGGTCCGGGAGAGCTGGGTTTGAAGGCTGGTGATGTTGTGTCTAATGTAGAACAGCTGGACAGTGATTGGTACATGGGAACATGCAGAAATATCACTGGATTCTTCCCCGTCAACTACGCCAAACCACTG AACAAACCTATTACACCTGTGCCAACATTCATCAGTGAAACTAAACCCAAACCGACTCCTGAGCCTATCAG TGGGCCAAGATGCATAGCGAGGTTTGATTTTGAAGGAGAGCACAGCGATGAGCTCTCGTTCTCTGAAGGTGATGTGATTCAGCTTCTAGACTATGCAGAAGATGAATGGGCTTCTGGGAGAGTGAACGGCAAAGTTGGCATTTTCCCTCTCAACTTCGTGGAAGTGATTGTGGATCTTCCTCCAGCACCAGTGCAGAAATCTGCTTCAAACAAGATTGCACTGCCTG gaATGGCCGGtttaacaaacacacaaaaatcaTATAAAGCTAATGAG CCTGAAGGTGTGGAGTGGGCTGTGGCTCTCTATGACTTTACAGCAGAGACCGAGGATGATCTACCCTTCCAGCAGGGAGACCGAATCCTGGTCACAGCTCACATAGATGATGAATGGTGGAGCGGGAAGCTTAATGGTAGAGAAGGGGTCTTTCCTAAAGCATTTGTAGAGGTTGCTacag ATGGCTGGAAATGA
- the rps3a gene encoding small ribosomal subunit protein eS1 — translation MAVGKNKRLTKGGKKGAKKKIVDPFSKKDWYDVKAPAMFNIRNLGKTLVTRTQGTRIASDGLKGRVFEVSLADLQNDEVAFRKFKLVTEDVQGKNCLTNFHGMDLTRDKMCSMVKKWQTMIEAHVDVKTTDGYLLRLFCVGFTKKRTNQIRKTSYAQHQQVRQIRKKMMEIMTREVQTNDLKEVVNKLIPDSVGKDIEKACQSIYPLHDVYVRKVKMLKKPKFELGKLMELHGEGGTTTTATKPAEGETGAKVERADGYEPPIQESV, via the exons ATGGCAGTCGGCAAGAATAAGAGGCTGACCAAAGGTGGCAAAAAAGGTGCCAAAAAGAAGAT TGTTGACCCCTTCTCCAAGAAGGACTGGTATGATGTCAAGGCACCAGCCATGTTTAACATCCGCAACCTGGGCAAGACCTTGGTCACCAGGACTCAGGGAACCC GGATTGCCTCTGACGGTCTGAAGGGACGTGTGTTCGAGGTCAGTCTGGCTGATCTGCAGAACGATGAAGTGGCCTTCCGTAAATTCAAGCTTGTCACAGAAGACGTGCAGGGCAAGAACTGTCTCACCAACTTCCACGGCATGGATCTTACCCGTGACAAGATGTGCTCCATGGTCAAGAAATGGCAG ACCATGATTGAGGCCCATGTTGATGTGAAGACCACCGATGGCTATCTCCTTCGTCTTTTCTGTGTGGGCTTCACCAAGAAGCGCACCAATCAGATCAGAAAGACCTCCTATGCTCAGCACCAGCAGGTCCGTCAGATCCGCAAGAAGATGATGGAGATCATGACCCGTGAGGTTCAGACCAATGACCTCAAGGAAGTGGTCAACAAACT GATTCCTGACAGCGTAGGCAAGGACATTGAGAAGGCCTGCCAGTCCATCTACCCTCTTCATGATGTCTACGTCAGGAAGGTTAAGATGCTGAAAAAGCCCAAGTTTGAGC TTGGCAAGCTGATGGAACTGCATGGTGAGGGTGGAACTACCACCACTGCCACTAAACCTGCAGAGGGCGAAACTGGGGCCAAGGTGGAGAGAGCTGACGGATATGAGCCCCCCATCCAGGAGTCTGTCTAA